The genomic window TGTTCCAGCACCTTCGGTGCGAAGCCAGGACTCGCATACGCACACACGACCATCGCAGCGGTGCCGCCGGTCACGGCGTCAAGCCGCAGCTCCTGGTCGGCGACCTGCTCGGCGGTGATGCCGGCGGGCCATATGCGGTCCATCTGCGCCAGTACCCGCAACGCCCGGAAGCCCTCGCGGCCGGCCGTCTCCGCTTCCTGCCGCACGAGGGACACCAGGGCGTCCGCGTCCCAGCCTACGCCGCCGCGCGCGACGACGGGATCGACCAGCACACCCTGCGGGGCGTGGAACTCCAGCCAGGCCGGCGACGAGGACCCCACGACCATGACCTTGTCGCCCAGGTGGGTGCCGTCGGAGAGATACCCCCGGGCCGTCCGCTGGAAGTCGTCCGGCCGCGGCACCACCCAGCACACGTGGTCACCGACGTCGACCGGGCCGAGGCTCGCGACACTGCGAGCGATCCTCACACAGCCCTCCCTGCCTCGACCCCGGGTGAAAAAACTGAGCACAGTCTTTCACCCCCTTCGGCCCGGGACGACAACGCCACCTGTCCATGG from Streptomyces sp. NBC_01198 includes these protein-coding regions:
- a CDS encoding MEDS domain-containing protein — its product is MRIARSVASLGPVDVGDHVCWVVPRPDDFQRTARGYLSDGTHLGDKVMVVGSSSPAWLEFHAPQGVLVDPVVARGGVGWDADALVSLVRQEAETAGREGFRALRVLAQMDRIWPAGITAEQVADQELRLDAVTGGTAAMVVCAYASPGFAPKVLEQAASVHPHFTGHPAMAPSFQMFNDAMDCWSVSGVVDADGAGAFRTAVTGLLRTTATLRLRCDGLQLMDAVGMQTLAEVAATLPGRKVLLERANPTVRRCWELLGFDDPAVPAELVP